A DNA window from Deltaproteobacteria bacterium contains the following coding sequences:
- a CDS encoding nitroreductase family protein: MSEPGQEVLEAIRQRRSIRKYTQEDVSEDDLQTILEAGRWAPSGLNNQPWRFVVVRQQTVKDKIAPLTRYHEIIRKAPVIIAVFLDNSASYDRVKDCQGIGACMQNMWLAIHALGLGGVWLGEILKNRERVADILEVPQDFELMAIMAVGHPRDREQKSWRQPLSDLIFRTF, encoded by the coding sequence GTGAGTGAACCAGGCCAAGAAGTTCTCGAGGCAATCCGCCAGCGGCGGAGTATCAGGAAATACACCCAAGAGGACGTTTCCGAGGATGACTTGCAGACCATTCTGGAAGCCGGTCGCTGGGCTCCTTCGGGCCTGAACAATCAACCATGGCGCTTCGTTGTTGTCCGCCAGCAGACGGTGAAGGACAAGATAGCTCCGCTCACGCGGTACCATGAGATCATCCGCAAAGCACCTGTGATAATCGCAGTGTTTCTAGACAATAGTGCCAGCTATGACAGGGTGAAAGACTGTCAGGGGATTGGCGCCTGTATGCAGAATATGTGGCTGGCCATACACGCCCTGGGACTTGGTGGCGTGTGGTTGGGTGAGATCCTCAAGAACCGTGAACGCGTTGCTGATATACTTGAGGTGCCCCAGGACTTCGAGCTGATGGCAATTATGGCGGTGGGTCATCCTCGCGACCGGGAACAGAAGTCCTGGCGCCAGCCCTTGTCGGACCTCATATTCAGAACTTTCTGA